A single genomic interval of Nocardioides nitrophenolicus harbors:
- a CDS encoding helix-turn-helix domain-containing protein, with amino-acid sequence MVLFRRSLGDILRSRRTELGLTLREVSGAARVSLGYISEIERGQKEASSELLASLCDALEMPLSDVLREVADAVALEEAAALVAAAPTPIAPRRTPVVASAA; translated from the coding sequence ATGGTGCTCTTCCGCCGATCGCTCGGTGACATCCTGCGGAGCCGGCGTACCGAGCTCGGACTGACCCTCCGTGAGGTCTCCGGGGCGGCCCGGGTGAGCCTGGGCTACATCTCCGAGATCGAGCGCGGTCAGAAGGAGGCGTCCTCCGAGCTGCTGGCGTCGTTGTGCGACGCGCTCGAGATGCCGCTGTCCGACGTGCTGCGCGAGGTCGCCGACGCGGTGGCCCTCGAGGAGGCCGCGGCCCTGGTGGCCGCCGCGCCGACCCCGATCGCCCCGCGCCGGACCCCGGTCGTCGCCTCCGCCGCCTGA
- a CDS encoding ExeM/NucH family extracellular endonuclease — protein sequence MRSAKQFLFGSLGAALALSGFAVAAAPSPARADVGTAIASFPYNQTWSDPGLITAANDWSGVVGVTGYRGDDLTTAVGTDPRTIVADGSGTPVNVIANNTGSLNSNSSGGIIESEANGAIAMQGSGTADAPHVVFHLDTTGVGAPTFAFNAKDLDGSGDNTNQQVAVQYRVGTTGDYTNLANGYVADATTGPNEATAVTPVSVTLPAAAAGSAQVYIRVMTTNAAGNDEWVGIDDISITVGGVVEPDPLDAGTANDITTTVDAQVSATLTASGGEEPYSWSATGLPAGVTLSTSGVLSGSPTTEGSYSVTATVTDDSTPQQSDQVTFTITVGPAPSTLSIATIQGNGDRSPYAPPTGTGQGTDAVTTTGVVTGIYKDPAFANSGFDGFTIQTGGTGPGNKTAGASDGIFVYYGSNAVPDIAVGDSVRVTGKVSEFFGLTEINVTGTGVTKLGTPLPAVSPLVTGFPTTDAEREPLESMLIQPSGDYTVTNAYATNQYAEVGLASGDHPLKQPTEFADAGDDAALQAIRDENAERAVTLDDGTGVNYLGNQTTKGQPVPWLTQGAGANPAPPRVGAGVTFHAPVVLDYRNNIWKLQPQLPVTTDGAAVATFEDTRAGNQFPQNVGGDLKIATFNVLNYFNTTGVAYAAAGPLQNPPQDTFCTYYTDRASNRIGNNSCGVRLLDDPDTPANEATTNDGRGPRGAATAESLARQEAKLVHTINALGADIIGLEEIENSIKLPGEFNRDDAVGRLVQILNAAANDTVWAYVKSPGEALTAAAIAEQDTIRPAFIYKVADVEPVGSSDILFGTDQFANAREPLAQVFKAKGAPDSDGFAVIVNHFKSKGDSCTDAERETVPLKCAAGDNAQDGEVGAFNGDRVRQAQRLVEFANDFAAERDVEPIFLAGDFNSYTMEDPIGVLTSPEAGFSLVESDQESDESYSYDGLSGSLDHVLANPAALDMVTGADIWEINANEAASFQYSRYNYNVTDFWLPNQPWATSDHNPEIVGIDVPDFTPTSYQEIQVIGTNDFHGRLLPDGGNAAGAAPFATAVKELRDENPNTVFVAAGDLVGASTFESFIQDDEPTIDALNAMGLEVSAAGNHEFDRGYADLEGRIRDRADWEYIAANLDYPAGTPEADKLAESWTKTIDGVKVGFVGAVTEDLPGLVNPAGLGGITVDDVVDSVNAEAERLVTEESTDLVILLVHEGAPTTDCGSSSFTDPATVWGNIVQNTSSDVDAIISGHTHLAYNCRYSVQDWVDGGRAVTKRPVVSAGQYGTNLNQLVFKYDENTGDLVAVSQDVVATAGVGYAADPTVQAIVDDAVDFADEKGSDILGQMTGPFQRATYTSSAGATENRGGESTLSNQVAEVQRWATDEAGIDTDIAFMNPGGLRADMDGTVNGSVNDLTYRQAADVQPFANTLVNMKLTGAQLEQVLEEQWQRNAQGGVPSRPFLRLGVSKGFTYTYVETPVTVSAPNSAPVNTFRGEVTGMWLNGEPVDAARVYSVTVNSFLGGGGDNFWEFADGADKVDTGQIDLQAMVDYMKQYAATPLPVDYSQRGVAVTLPTGAPTTYGPGDTVAFQVGSWAMSAAGDKQDTELQVKLGDTDLGSFQVDNTIGNQPYDRYGTASVSVTLPEGVVNGARELTLVGPVTGTSVPVVIQVEGGVDPVDPPMENQAAPSVSGVARVGQTLTANAGTWNPQPDSVTYQWYADGAPIAGATARTLLLTGSQVGARIAVGVTAHAAGHLDATVTSAQVGPVVKGSAAVSVKVKPKKVKVRKTRAKVVVTVMTPDGVPVTGTVTVKTKGQKAKTVTLVDGKAKVRLKAFTSTGANPVKVTYSGSPLLSPASAVTKVRVVR from the coding sequence ATGCGTTCAGCGAAGCAGTTCCTTTTCGGCTCCCTCGGTGCGGCGCTCGCGCTCTCGGGGTTCGCCGTGGCCGCCGCCCCCTCCCCGGCGAGGGCCGACGTCGGCACGGCGATCGCGTCGTTCCCCTACAACCAGACGTGGTCGGATCCGGGCCTCATCACGGCCGCGAACGACTGGTCGGGCGTGGTCGGCGTGACGGGTTATCGAGGCGACGACCTGACGACCGCCGTCGGCACCGACCCGCGCACGATCGTGGCGGACGGCAGCGGGACGCCCGTGAACGTGATCGCCAACAACACCGGGTCGCTCAACTCCAACTCCAGCGGCGGCATCATCGAGTCGGAGGCCAACGGCGCGATCGCAATGCAGGGCAGCGGCACCGCCGATGCGCCCCACGTGGTGTTCCACCTCGACACCACGGGCGTCGGGGCGCCGACGTTCGCCTTCAACGCAAAAGACCTCGACGGCAGTGGGGACAACACCAACCAGCAGGTGGCAGTCCAGTACCGGGTAGGCACCACGGGGGACTACACCAACCTCGCCAACGGATACGTCGCCGACGCGACGACCGGTCCCAACGAGGCGACCGCGGTCACTCCCGTGAGCGTGACACTGCCGGCCGCTGCCGCCGGCTCCGCGCAGGTCTACATCCGCGTGATGACGACGAATGCCGCCGGCAACGACGAGTGGGTCGGCATCGACGACATCAGCATCACGGTCGGTGGCGTGGTCGAGCCCGACCCCCTCGACGCCGGGACCGCCAACGACATCACCACCACCGTCGACGCCCAGGTGAGCGCCACCCTCACCGCGTCCGGCGGCGAGGAGCCGTACTCCTGGTCCGCGACCGGCCTGCCGGCGGGCGTGACCCTGTCGACCTCCGGCGTGCTGTCCGGCTCCCCGACGACCGAGGGCAGCTACTCGGTGACCGCGACGGTCACCGACGACTCGACCCCGCAGCAGTCCGACCAGGTCACCTTCACGATCACGGTCGGCCCGGCTCCGTCGACGCTGTCGATCGCCACCATCCAGGGCAACGGCGATCGCTCGCCGTACGCACCGCCGACCGGCACCGGCCAGGGGACCGACGCGGTCACCACGACCGGCGTGGTCACCGGCATCTACAAGGACCCGGCGTTCGCCAACAGCGGGTTCGACGGCTTCACCATCCAGACCGGCGGCACCGGCCCCGGAAACAAGACCGCGGGCGCCTCCGACGGCATCTTCGTCTACTACGGCAGCAACGCGGTCCCTGACATCGCGGTCGGCGACTCGGTCCGGGTCACCGGCAAGGTCAGCGAGTTCTTCGGCCTCACCGAGATCAACGTGACCGGCACCGGCGTGACCAAGCTCGGTACGCCGCTGCCGGCCGTCAGCCCGCTCGTCACCGGGTTCCCGACGACCGACGCGGAGCGCGAGCCGCTGGAGAGCATGCTGATCCAGCCCAGCGGCGACTACACGGTGACCAACGCGTACGCCACCAACCAGTACGCCGAGGTCGGCCTCGCGTCCGGCGACCACCCGCTCAAGCAGCCGACCGAGTTCGCCGACGCCGGCGACGACGCGGCGCTGCAGGCGATCCGCGACGAGAACGCCGAGCGCGCCGTCACCCTCGACGACGGCACCGGCGTCAACTACCTCGGCAACCAGACCACCAAGGGCCAGCCGGTGCCGTGGCTGACCCAGGGCGCCGGTGCCAACCCGGCGCCGCCGCGGGTGGGCGCGGGCGTGACCTTCCACGCCCCCGTCGTGCTCGACTACCGCAACAACATCTGGAAGCTGCAGCCGCAGCTGCCGGTGACCACCGACGGGGCCGCGGTCGCGACCTTCGAGGACACCCGGGCGGGCAACCAGTTCCCGCAGAACGTCGGCGGTGACCTGAAGATCGCCACCTTCAACGTCCTCAACTACTTCAACACCACCGGTGTGGCGTACGCCGCCGCCGGACCGCTGCAGAACCCGCCGCAGGACACCTTCTGCACCTACTACACCGACCGGGCGAGCAACCGGATCGGCAACAACTCCTGCGGCGTGCGCCTCCTCGACGACCCGGACACCCCGGCCAACGAGGCGACCACCAACGACGGGCGCGGCCCCCGTGGTGCAGCCACTGCCGAGAGCCTGGCCCGCCAGGAGGCGAAGCTGGTCCACACCATCAACGCCCTGGGCGCCGACATCATCGGCCTGGAGGAGATCGAGAACTCGATCAAGCTCCCCGGTGAGTTCAACCGTGACGACGCGGTCGGCCGCCTGGTCCAGATCCTCAACGCCGCCGCCAACGACACCGTCTGGGCCTACGTGAAGAGCCCCGGCGAGGCGCTGACCGCGGCGGCGATCGCCGAGCAGGACACGATCCGGCCGGCCTTCATCTACAAGGTGGCCGACGTCGAGCCGGTCGGCAGCTCCGACATCCTCTTCGGCACCGACCAGTTCGCCAACGCCCGCGAGCCGCTGGCCCAGGTGTTCAAGGCGAAGGGCGCCCCCGACAGCGACGGCTTCGCGGTGATCGTCAACCACTTCAAGTCCAAGGGCGACAGCTGCACGGACGCCGAGCGCGAGACCGTGCCGTTGAAGTGCGCCGCGGGCGACAACGCCCAGGACGGCGAGGTGGGCGCGTTCAACGGCGACCGGGTCCGCCAGGCACAGCGCCTGGTGGAGTTCGCCAACGACTTCGCGGCCGAGCGCGACGTCGAGCCGATCTTCCTCGCCGGTGACTTCAACTCCTACACCATGGAGGACCCGATCGGCGTCCTCACCAGCCCGGAGGCCGGCTTCTCGCTCGTCGAGTCCGACCAGGAGAGCGACGAGAGCTACTCGTACGACGGCCTGTCCGGCTCGCTCGACCACGTGCTCGCCAACCCCGCCGCGCTGGACATGGTGACCGGTGCCGACATCTGGGAGATCAACGCCAACGAGGCGGCGTCCTTCCAGTACAGCCGCTACAACTACAACGTCACCGACTTCTGGCTGCCCAACCAGCCGTGGGCGACCTCGGACCACAACCCCGAGATCGTCGGCATCGACGTGCCGGACTTCACCCCGACCTCCTACCAGGAGATCCAGGTGATCGGCACCAACGACTTCCACGGGCGGCTGCTGCCCGACGGCGGCAACGCCGCCGGTGCGGCGCCGTTCGCGACGGCGGTCAAGGAGCTGCGCGACGAGAACCCGAACACGGTCTTCGTGGCCGCGGGCGACCTGGTCGGCGCCTCGACGTTCGAGTCGTTCATCCAGGACGACGAGCCCACCATCGACGCGCTCAACGCGATGGGGCTCGAGGTCTCCGCGGCCGGAAACCACGAGTTCGACCGTGGGTACGCCGATCTCGAAGGCCGGATCCGGGACCGGGCCGACTGGGAGTACATCGCGGCCAACCTCGACTATCCCGCGGGCACCCCCGAGGCGGACAAGCTCGCCGAGTCGTGGACCAAGACCATCGATGGCGTCAAGGTCGGCTTCGTCGGGGCGGTCACCGAGGACCTGCCCGGGCTGGTGAACCCGGCCGGTCTTGGCGGGATCACGGTCGATGACGTCGTCGACTCGGTCAACGCCGAGGCGGAGCGCCTGGTGACCGAGGAGTCCACGGACCTGGTGATCCTGCTGGTCCACGAGGGGGCGCCGACGACCGATTGCGGATCGAGCAGCTTCACGGACCCGGCGACAGTGTGGGGCAACATCGTCCAGAACACCTCGTCCGACGTGGATGCGATCATCTCCGGCCACACGCACCTCGCCTACAACTGCCGCTACTCCGTCCAGGACTGGGTCGACGGTGGCCGTGCGGTCACCAAGCGTCCGGTCGTCTCGGCCGGCCAGTACGGCACCAACCTCAACCAGCTCGTGTTCAAGTACGACGAGAACACCGGCGACCTGGTGGCGGTCAGCCAAGACGTGGTCGCCACGGCTGGTGTCGGCTACGCCGCCGACCCGACCGTGCAGGCGATCGTCGACGACGCGGTGGACTTCGCTGACGAGAAGGGCAGCGACATCCTCGGCCAGATGACCGGCCCCTTCCAGCGGGCGACGTACACCTCGTCGGCCGGTGCCACGGAGAACCGGGGTGGCGAGTCCACGCTGTCCAACCAGGTCGCGGAGGTGCAGCGCTGGGCGACCGACGAGGCCGGCATCGACACCGACATCGCGTTCATGAACCCGGGCGGGCTCCGGGCGGACATGGACGGCACAGTCAACGGCTCGGTCAACGACCTGACCTACCGCCAGGCCGCCGATGTGCAGCCGTTCGCCAACACGCTGGTCAACATGAAGCTGACCGGCGCCCAGCTCGAGCAGGTGCTCGAGGAGCAGTGGCAGCGCAACGCCCAGGGCGGTGTGCCGTCGCGTCCGTTCCTGCGGCTCGGTGTGTCGAAGGGCTTCACCTACACCTACGTGGAGACCCCTGTCACCGTCTCGGCACCGAACTCGGCTCCGGTCAACACCTTCCGGGGCGAGGTCACCGGGATGTGGCTCAACGGGGAGCCGGTCGACGCTGCACGCGTCTACTCGGTGACGGTGAACTCCTTCCTCGGTGGGGGCGGTGACAACTTCTGGGAGTTCGCGGACGGCGCCGACAAGGTCGACACCGGCCAGATCGACCTCCAGGCGATGGTCGACTACATGAAGCAGTACGCGGCGACCCCGCTTCCGGTCGACTACAGCCAGCGTGGGGTCGCGGTCACGCTTCCCACGGGTGCGCCGACCACCTACGGGCCCGGCGACACGGTCGCCTTCCAGGTCGGCTCCTGGGCGATGTCTGCCGCCGGTGACAAGCAGGACACCGAGCTGCAGGTCAAGCTCGGCGACACGGACCTCGGCTCGTTCCAGGTCGACAACACCATCGGCAACCAGCCCTACGACCGGTACGGCACTGCATCGGTCTCGGTGACGCTGCCGGAGGGCGTCGTCAACGGCGCCCGCGAGCTGACCCTGGTCGGCCCGGTGACCGGGACGTCGGTTCCGGTCGTCATCCAGGTCGAGGGCGGCGTCGACCCGGTGGATCCGCCGATGGAGAACCAGGCCGCTCCGTCGGTGTCGGGCGTGGCCCGCGTCGGCCAGACGCTCACGGCGAACGCCGGCACGTGGAATCCGCAGCCCGACTCGGTGACCTATCAGTGGTACGCCGACGGCGCCCCGATCGCCGGAGCGACCGCTCGCACGCTGCTCCTGACAGGCAGCCAGGTCGGCGCCCGGATCGCGGTCGGAGTCACGGCTCACGCGGCCGGTCACCTCGACGCGACCGTGACGTCGGCCCAGGTCGGCCCGGTCGTCAAGGGCTCGGCCGCGGTCTCGGTCAAGGTCAAGCCGAAGAAGGTCAAGGTCCGCAAGACCAGGGCGAAGGTGGTCGTCACCGTCATGACGCCGGACGGTGTCCCTGTGACCGGCACCGTCACGGTCAAGACCAAGGGCCAGAAGGCGAAGACGGTGACGCTCGTGGACGGCAAGGCGAAGGTCCGCCTGAAGGCATTCACCTCGACCGGTGCGAACCCGGTCAAGGTCACCTACTCCGGCAGCCCGCTGCTGTCGCCCGCCAGCGCCGTGACGAAGGTGCGGGTGGTGCGCTGA
- a CDS encoding bifunctional metallophosphatase/5'-nucleotidase, whose protein sequence is MRSARRVVAGALGVGLAVSGLSALAAPAAQAADPVQIQIIGTNDFHGRIINEPTSAAAGAAIMSAAVKGLRADNPNTVFAAAGDLIGASTFESFVSNDKPTIDALNEAGLEVSAVGNHELDQGYDDLMNRVMAAYDPSTNPEGGAEWEYIAANLKVRATGDPAVPASWIKEMAGVKVGFVGAVTEALPTLVSPTGIASIEVKSIVESVNAEATKLVDDEGVDLVVMLVHEGAPSTNCATMNTSGPWADIVNNISPDVDAIISGHTHLAYNCEFPVSAWADRPVKNRPVVSAGQYGEKLNKLVFTVDPDTGDVQAKTQEILNLKTCNNSTSCTTYTPDPAVTPIVQNAIDVATPIGNQVLGPIQGPFNRAKLQNGTTENRGGESTLGNLVAEVQRAETPVEQGGADIAFMNPGGLRAEMEGTLSGDTRNLTYRQAANVQPFANGLVNMDLTGAQIKKVLEQQWSRTPDGTQIPSGLTRYFLRLGVSKGFTYTYREVPAPAVPVQGGGNPVDTWVGTVTGMWLNGQPIDLARTYSVTVNAFLAGGGDSFWELANGKNAAQWGVTDLQAMTHYMSTHTQTGGAALPVDYSQRAVEVHNVAASYPAGGRVKFDVESWSMSNATDVKDSEIEVRLGDRVLGRATLDNAVGTAAIDKTGLASIDVVLPSSTPAGTQTLTLVGAQTGTQARVPVVVTKGTVALGAKLKPGKKAKIGKTRVKVKVTVLGADGKPVSGQVKVKVKGQKARTVNVVDGKAKIKLKAFTSLGTKKVKIVFLGSDSQAKAKIVKKITVVRR, encoded by the coding sequence ATGCGATCAGCACGACGAGTAGTCGCCGGCGCGCTCGGCGTCGGCCTGGCCGTCTCGGGCCTGAGCGCCCTCGCTGCGCCAGCAGCGCAGGCCGCCGACCCCGTCCAGATCCAGATCATCGGGACCAACGACTTCCACGGGCGGATCATCAACGAGCCCACGTCCGCGGCGGCCGGGGCGGCGATCATGTCGGCCGCGGTCAAGGGGCTGCGGGCGGACAACCCGAACACGGTCTTCGCCGCCGCCGGCGACCTCATCGGCGCCTCGACCTTCGAGTCGTTCGTGTCCAACGACAAGCCGACCATCGATGCGCTCAACGAGGCCGGGCTCGAGGTCTCCGCGGTCGGCAACCACGAGCTCGACCAGGGGTACGACGACCTGATGAACCGGGTGATGGCGGCCTATGACCCGTCCACCAACCCGGAGGGTGGCGCGGAGTGGGAGTACATCGCGGCCAACCTCAAGGTGCGCGCAACCGGTGACCCCGCCGTCCCGGCCTCCTGGATCAAGGAGATGGCCGGTGTCAAGGTCGGCTTCGTCGGCGCCGTCACCGAGGCGCTGCCGACCCTGGTCTCGCCGACCGGGATCGCCAGCATCGAGGTGAAGAGCATCGTCGAATCGGTCAACGCCGAGGCGACCAAGCTGGTCGACGACGAGGGCGTCGACCTCGTCGTGATGCTGGTCCACGAGGGTGCGCCGTCGACCAACTGCGCGACGATGAACACGTCGGGACCGTGGGCCGACATCGTCAACAACATCTCGCCCGACGTCGACGCGATCATCTCCGGGCACACCCACCTCGCCTACAACTGCGAGTTCCCGGTTTCCGCGTGGGCCGACCGACCGGTGAAGAACCGGCCGGTGGTCTCGGCCGGTCAGTACGGCGAGAAGCTCAACAAGCTGGTCTTCACCGTCGACCCCGACACCGGCGACGTCCAGGCCAAGACCCAGGAGATCCTCAACCTCAAGACCTGCAACAACAGCACCTCCTGCACGACGTACACCCCGGACCCCGCGGTCACCCCGATCGTGCAGAACGCGATCGACGTGGCCACGCCGATCGGCAACCAGGTGCTCGGTCCGATCCAAGGACCGTTCAATCGGGCCAAGCTGCAGAACGGGACGACCGAGAACCGTGGTGGCGAGTCCACCCTCGGCAACCTGGTCGCGGAGGTGCAGCGTGCCGAGACGCCCGTCGAGCAGGGTGGCGCGGACATCGCGTTCATGAACCCCGGCGGTCTGCGCGCCGAGATGGAGGGAACGCTGAGTGGTGACACCCGCAACCTGACCTATCGTCAGGCCGCCAACGTCCAGCCGTTCGCCAACGGACTGGTCAACATGGACCTGACCGGCGCCCAGATCAAGAAGGTTCTCGAGCAGCAGTGGTCGCGGACCCCCGACGGCACGCAGATCCCGTCGGGCCTGACGCGCTACTTCCTGCGGCTCGGCGTCTCGAAGGGCTTCACCTACACCTACCGTGAGGTCCCGGCGCCCGCCGTTCCCGTCCAAGGTGGCGGCAACCCCGTCGACACCTGGGTCGGCACGGTCACGGGGATGTGGCTCAACGGCCAGCCGATCGACCTCGCGCGGACCTACTCCGTCACGGTCAACGCATTCCTGGCCGGCGGTGGAGACTCGTTCTGGGAGCTCGCCAACGGCAAGAACGCTGCTCAGTGGGGCGTCACCGACCTCCAGGCGATGACCCACTACATGTCCACCCACACCCAGACGGGCGGTGCTGCGCTGCCGGTCGACTACTCGCAGCGCGCCGTCGAGGTGCACAACGTCGCCGCGAGCTACCCGGCCGGGGGCCGCGTCAAGTTCGACGTCGAGTCGTGGAGCATGTCCAACGCCACCGACGTCAAGGACTCCGAGATCGAGGTCCGTCTCGGTGATCGTGTCCTCGGCAGGGCGACGCTCGACAACGCCGTGGGAACCGCTGCCATCGACAAGACCGGCCTCGCCAGCATCGACGTCGTGCTGCCGTCGTCGACGCCTGCGGGGACGCAGACCCTCACCCTGGTGGGCGCGCAGACCGGTACCCAGGCGCGTGTCCCAGTCGTGGTGACGAAGGGCACGGTCGCATTGGGCGCCAAGCTCAAGCCGGGAAAGAAGGCCAAGATCGGCAAGACCCGGGTTAAGGTCAAGGTGACCGTGCTGGGTGCGGACGGCAAGCCGGTGTCCGGGCAGGTCAAGGTCAAGGTCAAGGGCCAGAAGGCGCGCACCGTGAACGTCGTCGACGGCAAGGCGAAGATCAAGCTGAAGGCGTTCACCTCGCTCGGCACCAAGAAGGTCAAGATCGTCTTCCTCGGCAGCGACAGCCAGGCGAAGGCGAAGATCGTCAAGAAGATCACGGTCGTGCGGCGCTGA
- a CDS encoding CinA family protein, protein MESPAEALVHALRDAGASVATAESLTGGRLAARLTEVPGSSVVYAGGVVSYQTHIKVEVLGVPQDVVDTHGVVSAECASAMADGARRLLGTAYALSTTGVAGPERQEDQPVGTVFVGLAGPAGTRALALDLSGDRAEIQEQTVRSAVAALADELAAARSRAGQPAEDSGLG, encoded by the coding sequence ATGGAGTCACCGGCCGAGGCCCTCGTCCATGCGCTGCGCGACGCCGGCGCCAGCGTCGCGACCGCCGAGTCGCTGACGGGAGGGCGGCTGGCGGCGCGGCTGACCGAGGTGCCGGGCTCCTCGGTGGTCTACGCCGGCGGTGTGGTCAGCTACCAGACCCACATCAAGGTCGAGGTGCTGGGCGTCCCGCAGGACGTCGTCGACACGCACGGCGTGGTGTCGGCCGAGTGCGCCTCCGCGATGGCCGACGGGGCGCGCCGGCTGCTCGGCACGGCGTACGCGCTGAGCACGACCGGGGTGGCCGGCCCCGAGCGGCAGGAGGACCAGCCGGTCGGCACGGTCTTCGTCGGCCTCGCCGGCCCCGCCGGGACCCGCGCGCTGGCCCTCGACCTGTCCGGGGACCGTGCCGAGATCCAGGAGCAGACCGTCCGGTCGGCGGTGGCCGCCCTCGCCGACGAGCTGGCCGCGGCGCGCTCAAGGGCTGGGCAGCCAGCGGAAGATTCGGGCCTCGGGTAG